From Echeneis naucrates chromosome 7, fEcheNa1.1, whole genome shotgun sequence, one genomic window encodes:
- the icmt gene encoding protein-S-isoprenylcysteine O-methyltransferase isoform X1 yields the protein MAGSKLVLEGRVSVKGFILGLSVVVIPLIRTWFGHLDWVFDYLTETPGKIAICIYIAVINGLLLITYRGPLYKVAVRACFLGVSFGCGLIISFSESTWTHFGWYMCSLSFFHYSEYLVTAIINPHSLSLDSFLLNHSMEYTLAAVSSWVEFTVEKITVPELKQLSWLSIVGLLMVLCGEALRKAAMLTAGSNFNHIVQNEKAQSHVLVTGGVYSYFRHPSYVGWFYWSIGTQVMLCNPVCILGYTIASWRFFRERIEEEELSLIHFFAEDYVEYKKKVPTGLPFISGVRVN from the exons ATGGCTGGCAGTAAGTTGGTGTTGGAAGGACGAGTAAGTGTAAAAGGCTTTATTTTAGGACTCAGTGTGGTTGTAATCCCGTTGATCAGAACCTGGTTTGGACATCTTGACTGGGTATTCGATTATTTGACGGAAACTCCCGGAAAAATAGCGATTTGCATATACATTGCTGTTATTAACGGCCTCTTGCTAATCACATACAGGGGACCGCTTTACAAG GTCGCTGTGAGAGCCTGCTTTCTGGGAGTTTCTTTTGGCTGCGGACTAATTATAAGCTTCTCCGAATCCACTTGGACACATTTTGGCTG GTACATGTGCTCACTGTCGTTCTTCCATTACTCTGAGTACCTGGTGACGGCCATCATCAACCCTCACAGCCTTTCACTAGACTCCTTCCTGCTCAACCACAGTATGGAGTACACATTGGCTGCTGTGTCCTCGTGGGTGGAGTTCACAGTGGAGAAGATAACAGTTCCAG AGCTGAAGCAGCTGAGCTGGTTGAGCATTGTGGGACTGCTTATGGTGCTGTGTGGTGAGGCCCTGCGTAAGGCAGCCATGTTGACTGCTGGCTCCAACTTCAACCATATTGTCCAGAATGAGAAGGCCCAGAGCCACGTGCTGGTCACAGGCGGGGTCTACTCCTACTTCAGACACCCGTCGTATGTGGGCTGGTTCTACTGGAGCATAGGAACGCAG GTCATGCTGTGTAACCCTGTGTGCATACTTGGTTATACGATAGCCAGCTGGAGGTTCTTCCGAGAGCGGATTGAAGAGGAAGAGCTCTCTCTCATCCATTTCTTCGCTGAGGACTACGTAGAGTACAAGAAGAAGGTTCCTACCGGGCTGCCGTTCATCTCAGGTGTCCGTGTCAACTAG
- the icmt gene encoding protein-S-isoprenylcysteine O-methyltransferase isoform X2: MLTHKLKSFLDWNGTASKFDVAVRACFLGVSFGCGLIISFSESTWTHFGWYMCSLSFFHYSEYLVTAIINPHSLSLDSFLLNHSMEYTLAAVSSWVEFTVEKITVPELKQLSWLSIVGLLMVLCGEALRKAAMLTAGSNFNHIVQNEKAQSHVLVTGGVYSYFRHPSYVGWFYWSIGTQVMLCNPVCILGYTIASWRFFRERIEEEELSLIHFFAEDYVEYKKKVPTGLPFISGVRVN, from the exons ATGCTTACACACAAACTCAAGAGTTTTCTAGATTGGAATGGCACAGCCAGTAAATTTGAC GTCGCTGTGAGAGCCTGCTTTCTGGGAGTTTCTTTTGGCTGCGGACTAATTATAAGCTTCTCCGAATCCACTTGGACACATTTTGGCTG GTACATGTGCTCACTGTCGTTCTTCCATTACTCTGAGTACCTGGTGACGGCCATCATCAACCCTCACAGCCTTTCACTAGACTCCTTCCTGCTCAACCACAGTATGGAGTACACATTGGCTGCTGTGTCCTCGTGGGTGGAGTTCACAGTGGAGAAGATAACAGTTCCAG AGCTGAAGCAGCTGAGCTGGTTGAGCATTGTGGGACTGCTTATGGTGCTGTGTGGTGAGGCCCTGCGTAAGGCAGCCATGTTGACTGCTGGCTCCAACTTCAACCATATTGTCCAGAATGAGAAGGCCCAGAGCCACGTGCTGGTCACAGGCGGGGTCTACTCCTACTTCAGACACCCGTCGTATGTGGGCTGGTTCTACTGGAGCATAGGAACGCAG GTCATGCTGTGTAACCCTGTGTGCATACTTGGTTATACGATAGCCAGCTGGAGGTTCTTCCGAGAGCGGATTGAAGAGGAAGAGCTCTCTCTCATCCATTTCTTCGCTGAGGACTACGTAGAGTACAAGAAGAAGGTTCCTACCGGGCTGCCGTTCATCTCAGGTGTCCGTGTCAACTAG
- the rtel1 gene encoding regulator of telomere elongation helicase 1 isoform X1: MTSLSLRGVTVHFPFPPYDCQREYMGKVIECLQTEVNGVLESPTGTGKTLCLLCATLAWREHFKDTISAHKITERLGGDHMFPNSSWGTTAADDNTPTHYTDVPKIIYASRTHSQLAQVISELKNTSYRPKVCVLGSREQLCINQEVMRQESNHVKVHMCRAKVSTRSCVFYNNVEERSTDRDLVNSILDVEDLVKFGNKQRACPYYLSRSLKQQADIIFMPYNYLLDPKSCRAHNIELKGAVVIFDEAHNVEKVCEESTSFDLTPYDLASAITAVDKLLLEQAKEVHHSDSEAFNSESLSSDLKINITNVAKIKQILLDLEAAIDSYDVPSDKGITKPGIFIYELLERANLTYSSKTAVSEALDQISGHLAGQTGVFLNTSGLQKLANILQLVFCGEPSEKDRQQQMKSNTAYFKVHIHKDTSSNRKKQSSDMWTSSSSKKQGDNGNVLSYWCFSPGFSMQDLVNQGVRCIILTSGTLSPLTSFTSEMRIKFPVCLENSHVIERDQIFVSIIDQGPDGVGLSSAFDRRFVPENMASLGNTVANLSRVVPYGLLVFFPSFSVMEKTLDFWRTNGHADRIEKIKPMFVEPKGKGTFNEVMDGYYDKVNDPVIKGGSFFAVCRGKASEGLDFANTFGRGVIITGLPFPPKMDPRVILKMQFLDEMSRKKTDGVKYLSGQEWYRQQAFRAVNQAIGRVIRHKEDYGAIFLCDQRFKNSDARAQLPSWVRPYVRLYDGFGNIIRDVSQFFRVSQKLRPVVMKENHAERCDTVCLPDSQSSGFTHCSSTQRSSTQQAKMLDTHLPSLKRRRLNENTGANGMARICIEYDCEVQESQRRPHNLLDALERGEYCRADDNDAVEGEEKTKHFSTSSLVYDKRMDDELRGGKRKIKLVQEQRPKTTSVSDNVSEDGKASKIKMFLAEMKKSLSQVNFDRIIQALQSYKKTDDVDLLLTETTVLTEDRNTHSLLRGLYQFVRPHHKKRFDERCQELTGQGCGYKPSHSLSKDEMKALMIQTGPDRGPALTSSGMTVATQELNKGAPHLNQHGLRENQTAPHHQPALTSSSGTTVCGQLDTQHLNKGGPHLNQKGLREAQAGPAPKSEAIAIFVSDVKKALGAERSAQLFETIQSYKKTNNYENLVTTVVSMFTERHDDFQFLHRFGVFIRPQHKKQYKEMLDGLTGQSVSTALDVTTTCEDQWAKDLSPPLRTQSKILSFFSSSQKK; the protein is encoded by the exons CCCATTACACTGATGTCCCTAAGATCATATATGCATCCAGGACACATTCTCAGCTGGCGCAGGTGATCAGTGAGTTGAAGAACACTTCATACAG GCCCAAAGTTTGTGTGCTGGGGTCAAGAGAGCAACTCTGCATCAACCAGGAAGTGATGCGTCAGGAGAGCAACCACGTCAAG GTACACATGTGCAGAGCTAAAGTGTCCACCAGGTCGTGTGTCTTCTACAATAATGTTGAAG AGAGGAGCACTGACAGAGATTTGGTGAACTCCATCCTAGATGTGGAAGACTTGGTCAAATTTGGCAACAAACAGAG GGCCTGTCCTTACTACCTCTCTCGTTCCTTAAAGCAGCAAGCAGACATCATTTTTATGCCGTACAATTACCTGCTGGATCCAAAG AGCTGCAGGGCCCATAACATTGAGCTGAAGGGAGCTGTGGTCATTTTTGATGAAGCTCATAACGTG GAGAAGGTGTGTGAAGAGTCCACATCCTTTGACCTGACTCCCTATGATTTGGCCTCAGCCATCACTGCTGTGGACAAGCTGCTGTTGGAGCAGGCTAAAGAAGTCCATCACAGTGACTCTGAGGCCTTTAACTCAGAGTCCCTCAGTTCTG atcTGAAGATAAACATAACCAACGTTGCAAAAATTAAAC AGATTCTGCTGGATCTAGAAGCTGCCATTGATTCGTATGATGTTCCCAGTGACAAAGGAATAACAAAACCTGGAAT CTTCATTTATGAATTGCTGGAGAGAGCCAACCTGACCTACAGCAGCAAGACAGCAGTCAGTGAAGCCCTGGACCAGATCAGTGGACACTTAGCAGGAC AGACGGGCGTGTTCCTGAACACCAGTGGTCTGCAGAAGCTGGCTAACATCCTACAG CTGGTGTTCTGTGGGGAGCCatcagaaaaagacagacagcagcaaaTGAAGTCCAACACGGCTTACTtcaag GTTCATATCCACAAAGATACAAGCTccaacagaaagaaacaaagcagtgaCATGTGgacttcatcttcatcaaagaaACAAGGTGACAATG GCAATGTGCTGAGTTACTGGTGCTTCTCTCCAGGCTTCAGCATGCAGGATCTGGTAAATCAAGGTGTCCGCTGTATCATTCTGACCAGTGGAACCCTCTCTCCCCTGACCTCTTTCACCTCTGAAATGAGAAT AAAATTCCCAGTGTGTCTGGAGAACAGTCACGTGATCGAGCGAGACCAAATCTTTGTTAGCATCATTGACCAAGGTCCGGATGGAGTTGGGCTGAGTTCGGCTTTCGATAGAAG GTTTGTTCCTGAAAACATGGCATCTTTAGGTAACACTGTGG CCAACCTAAGCCGTGTGGTTCCTTATGGTCTTCTCGtgttctttccctccttctctgtaATGGAGAAAACATTGGACTTCTGgaga ACAAATGGACACGCAGATCgtattgaaaaaataaagccCATGTTTGTTGAGCCTAAAGGAAAGGGCACCTTCAATGAG GTTATGGATGGATATTACGACAAAGTCAATGATCCAGTAATCAAAGGAGGAAGCTTTTTTGCAGTGTGTCGGGGGAAG gCCAGTGAGGGTTTGGATTTTGCAAACACCTTTGGCCGTGGTGTCATTATCACTGGTCTTCCCTTCCCTCCAAAGATGGACCCTCGAGTCATCCTAAAAATGCAGTTCTTGGATGAAATGAGCCGAAAAAAAACTGATGGAGTTAAG tatCTCTCTGGACAGGAGTGGTACAGACAGCAGGCTTTCAGAGCTGTGAATCAGGCCATCGGGAGAGTCATCCGCCATAAGGAGGACTATGGAGCCATCTTCCTGTGTGATCAGAG GTTTAAGAACTCTGATGCCCGGGCTCAGCTTCCATCCTGGGTCAGGCCTTATGTGCGTCTATATGATGGCTTTGGGAACATAATCCGTGATGTCTCTCAGTTTTTCAGGGTTTCACAGAAGTTG AGGCCTGTGGTAATGAAGGAGAATCATGCTGAGCGCTGCGATACAGTGTGTTTACCAGACTCTCAGTCCTCAGGCTTCACTCATTGCTCATCCACCCAAAGGTCCTCAACTCAGCAAGCCAAGATGTTGGACACCCACCTTCCCAGCCTAAAGAGGAGGAGGCTCA ATGAAAACACTGGGGCCAATGGAATGGCCAGAATCTGTATTGAATATGACTGTGAAGTGCAGGAAAGTCAGAGGAGACCACACAACCTCCTGGATGCTTTGGAGCGAGGCGAATACTGCAGAGCAGATGATAATGATGCTGttgagggagaggagaag ACAAAGCAtttctccacttcctctctTGTGTACGACAAAAGGATGGATGATGAGCTGCGGGGAGGAAAGCGTAAAATCAAACTGGTCCAAGAGCAG CGGCCGAAGACAACCAGTGTATCGGACAATGTGTCTGAGGATGGTAAAGCCAGCAAGATAAAGATGTTTCTGGCAGAGATGAAGAAGTCACTGAGCCAGGTAAACTTTGACCGCATCATTCAGGCTCTGCAGAGCTACAAGAAGACTGACGACGTGGACCTCCTGCTAACTGAGACCACTGTGTTAACAGAGGACAGAAACACTCACAGTCTGCTCCGTG GTCTCTACCAGTTTGTGCGTCCACATCACAAGAAGAGATTTGATGAGAGATGCCAGGAGCTGACTGGGCAGGGTTGTGGATACAAACCAAGTCACTCACTGTCCAAGGATGAAATGAAAGCCTTGATGATTCAGACTG GTCCAGACAGAGGGCCTGCTTTGACCTCCAGTGGGATGACTGTGGCTACACAGGAGCTCAACAAAGGGGCACCCCACCTAAACCAGCACGGACTGAGGGAGAATCAGACTG CTCCACATCATCAGCCTGCTCTGACCTCCTCCAGTGGGACAACTGTCTGCGGTCAGCTGGATACTCAGCATCTCAACAAAGGGGGACCACATCTCAACCAGAAGGGTCTGAGAGAGGCTCAGGCTG GTCCTGCTCCAAAAAGCGAGGCCATCGCTATATTTGTGTCCGACGTGAAAAAAGCTCTTGGAGCAGAGAGGTCTGCTCAGCTCTTTGAGACCATTCAGAGCTACAAGAAGACAAACAACTATGAAAATCTGGTCACTACAGTGGTGAGCATGTTCACTGAGAGACATGATGACTTCCAGTTCCTACACA GGTTTGGCGTGTTTATTCGCCCTCAGCATAAGAAGCAATACAAAGAGATGTTGGATGGACTGACCGGCCAATCAGTGTCCACTGCTCTTGATGTTACCACTACATGTGAAGACCAGTGGGCGAAAG atttgtcaCCTCCTCTGAGGACACAAAGCAAGATTTTAAGTTTTTTCTCAAGCAGCCAGAAGAAGTAA
- the rtel1 gene encoding regulator of telomere elongation helicase 1 isoform X2: protein MTSLSLRGVTVHFPFPPYDCQREYMGKVIECLQTEVNGVLESPTGTGKTLCLLCATLAWREHFKDTISAHKITERLGGDHMFPNSSWGTTAADDNTPTHYTDVPKIIYASRTHSQLAQVISELKNTSYRPKVCVLGSREQLCINQEVMRQESNHVKVHMCRAKVSTRSCVFYNNVEERSTDRDLVNSILDVEDLVKFGNKQRACPYYLSRSLKQQADIIFMPYNYLLDPKSCRAHNIELKGAVVIFDEAHNVEKVCEESTSFDLTPYDLASAITAVDKLLLEQAKEVHHSDSEAFNSESLSSDLKINITNVAKIKQILLDLEAAIDSYDVPSDKGITKPGIFIYELLERANLTYSSKTAVSEALDQISGHLAGQTGVFLNTSGLQKLANILQLVFCGEPSEKDRQQQMKSNTAYFKVHIHKDTSSNRKKQSSDMWTSSSSKKQGNVLSYWCFSPGFSMQDLVNQGVRCIILTSGTLSPLTSFTSEMRIKFPVCLENSHVIERDQIFVSIIDQGPDGVGLSSAFDRRFVPENMASLGNTVANLSRVVPYGLLVFFPSFSVMEKTLDFWRTNGHADRIEKIKPMFVEPKGKGTFNEVMDGYYDKVNDPVIKGGSFFAVCRGKASEGLDFANTFGRGVIITGLPFPPKMDPRVILKMQFLDEMSRKKTDGVKYLSGQEWYRQQAFRAVNQAIGRVIRHKEDYGAIFLCDQRFKNSDARAQLPSWVRPYVRLYDGFGNIIRDVSQFFRVSQKLRPVVMKENHAERCDTVCLPDSQSSGFTHCSSTQRSSTQQAKMLDTHLPSLKRRRLNENTGANGMARICIEYDCEVQESQRRPHNLLDALERGEYCRADDNDAVEGEEKTKHFSTSSLVYDKRMDDELRGGKRKIKLVQEQRPKTTSVSDNVSEDGKASKIKMFLAEMKKSLSQVNFDRIIQALQSYKKTDDVDLLLTETTVLTEDRNTHSLLRGLYQFVRPHHKKRFDERCQELTGQGCGYKPSHSLSKDEMKALMIQTGPDRGPALTSSGMTVATQELNKGAPHLNQHGLRENQTAPHHQPALTSSSGTTVCGQLDTQHLNKGGPHLNQKGLREAQAGPAPKSEAIAIFVSDVKKALGAERSAQLFETIQSYKKTNNYENLVTTVVSMFTERHDDFQFLHRFGVFIRPQHKKQYKEMLDGLTGQSVSTALDVTTTCEDQWAKDLSPPLRTQSKILSFFSSSQKK, encoded by the exons CCCATTACACTGATGTCCCTAAGATCATATATGCATCCAGGACACATTCTCAGCTGGCGCAGGTGATCAGTGAGTTGAAGAACACTTCATACAG GCCCAAAGTTTGTGTGCTGGGGTCAAGAGAGCAACTCTGCATCAACCAGGAAGTGATGCGTCAGGAGAGCAACCACGTCAAG GTACACATGTGCAGAGCTAAAGTGTCCACCAGGTCGTGTGTCTTCTACAATAATGTTGAAG AGAGGAGCACTGACAGAGATTTGGTGAACTCCATCCTAGATGTGGAAGACTTGGTCAAATTTGGCAACAAACAGAG GGCCTGTCCTTACTACCTCTCTCGTTCCTTAAAGCAGCAAGCAGACATCATTTTTATGCCGTACAATTACCTGCTGGATCCAAAG AGCTGCAGGGCCCATAACATTGAGCTGAAGGGAGCTGTGGTCATTTTTGATGAAGCTCATAACGTG GAGAAGGTGTGTGAAGAGTCCACATCCTTTGACCTGACTCCCTATGATTTGGCCTCAGCCATCACTGCTGTGGACAAGCTGCTGTTGGAGCAGGCTAAAGAAGTCCATCACAGTGACTCTGAGGCCTTTAACTCAGAGTCCCTCAGTTCTG atcTGAAGATAAACATAACCAACGTTGCAAAAATTAAAC AGATTCTGCTGGATCTAGAAGCTGCCATTGATTCGTATGATGTTCCCAGTGACAAAGGAATAACAAAACCTGGAAT CTTCATTTATGAATTGCTGGAGAGAGCCAACCTGACCTACAGCAGCAAGACAGCAGTCAGTGAAGCCCTGGACCAGATCAGTGGACACTTAGCAGGAC AGACGGGCGTGTTCCTGAACACCAGTGGTCTGCAGAAGCTGGCTAACATCCTACAG CTGGTGTTCTGTGGGGAGCCatcagaaaaagacagacagcagcaaaTGAAGTCCAACACGGCTTACTtcaag GTTCATATCCACAAAGATACAAGCTccaacagaaagaaacaaagcagtgaCATGTGgacttcatcttcatcaaagaaACAAG GCAATGTGCTGAGTTACTGGTGCTTCTCTCCAGGCTTCAGCATGCAGGATCTGGTAAATCAAGGTGTCCGCTGTATCATTCTGACCAGTGGAACCCTCTCTCCCCTGACCTCTTTCACCTCTGAAATGAGAAT AAAATTCCCAGTGTGTCTGGAGAACAGTCACGTGATCGAGCGAGACCAAATCTTTGTTAGCATCATTGACCAAGGTCCGGATGGAGTTGGGCTGAGTTCGGCTTTCGATAGAAG GTTTGTTCCTGAAAACATGGCATCTTTAGGTAACACTGTGG CCAACCTAAGCCGTGTGGTTCCTTATGGTCTTCTCGtgttctttccctccttctctgtaATGGAGAAAACATTGGACTTCTGgaga ACAAATGGACACGCAGATCgtattgaaaaaataaagccCATGTTTGTTGAGCCTAAAGGAAAGGGCACCTTCAATGAG GTTATGGATGGATATTACGACAAAGTCAATGATCCAGTAATCAAAGGAGGAAGCTTTTTTGCAGTGTGTCGGGGGAAG gCCAGTGAGGGTTTGGATTTTGCAAACACCTTTGGCCGTGGTGTCATTATCACTGGTCTTCCCTTCCCTCCAAAGATGGACCCTCGAGTCATCCTAAAAATGCAGTTCTTGGATGAAATGAGCCGAAAAAAAACTGATGGAGTTAAG tatCTCTCTGGACAGGAGTGGTACAGACAGCAGGCTTTCAGAGCTGTGAATCAGGCCATCGGGAGAGTCATCCGCCATAAGGAGGACTATGGAGCCATCTTCCTGTGTGATCAGAG GTTTAAGAACTCTGATGCCCGGGCTCAGCTTCCATCCTGGGTCAGGCCTTATGTGCGTCTATATGATGGCTTTGGGAACATAATCCGTGATGTCTCTCAGTTTTTCAGGGTTTCACAGAAGTTG AGGCCTGTGGTAATGAAGGAGAATCATGCTGAGCGCTGCGATACAGTGTGTTTACCAGACTCTCAGTCCTCAGGCTTCACTCATTGCTCATCCACCCAAAGGTCCTCAACTCAGCAAGCCAAGATGTTGGACACCCACCTTCCCAGCCTAAAGAGGAGGAGGCTCA ATGAAAACACTGGGGCCAATGGAATGGCCAGAATCTGTATTGAATATGACTGTGAAGTGCAGGAAAGTCAGAGGAGACCACACAACCTCCTGGATGCTTTGGAGCGAGGCGAATACTGCAGAGCAGATGATAATGATGCTGttgagggagaggagaag ACAAAGCAtttctccacttcctctctTGTGTACGACAAAAGGATGGATGATGAGCTGCGGGGAGGAAAGCGTAAAATCAAACTGGTCCAAGAGCAG CGGCCGAAGACAACCAGTGTATCGGACAATGTGTCTGAGGATGGTAAAGCCAGCAAGATAAAGATGTTTCTGGCAGAGATGAAGAAGTCACTGAGCCAGGTAAACTTTGACCGCATCATTCAGGCTCTGCAGAGCTACAAGAAGACTGACGACGTGGACCTCCTGCTAACTGAGACCACTGTGTTAACAGAGGACAGAAACACTCACAGTCTGCTCCGTG GTCTCTACCAGTTTGTGCGTCCACATCACAAGAAGAGATTTGATGAGAGATGCCAGGAGCTGACTGGGCAGGGTTGTGGATACAAACCAAGTCACTCACTGTCCAAGGATGAAATGAAAGCCTTGATGATTCAGACTG GTCCAGACAGAGGGCCTGCTTTGACCTCCAGTGGGATGACTGTGGCTACACAGGAGCTCAACAAAGGGGCACCCCACCTAAACCAGCACGGACTGAGGGAGAATCAGACTG CTCCACATCATCAGCCTGCTCTGACCTCCTCCAGTGGGACAACTGTCTGCGGTCAGCTGGATACTCAGCATCTCAACAAAGGGGGACCACATCTCAACCAGAAGGGTCTGAGAGAGGCTCAGGCTG GTCCTGCTCCAAAAAGCGAGGCCATCGCTATATTTGTGTCCGACGTGAAAAAAGCTCTTGGAGCAGAGAGGTCTGCTCAGCTCTTTGAGACCATTCAGAGCTACAAGAAGACAAACAACTATGAAAATCTGGTCACTACAGTGGTGAGCATGTTCACTGAGAGACATGATGACTTCCAGTTCCTACACA GGTTTGGCGTGTTTATTCGCCCTCAGCATAAGAAGCAATACAAAGAGATGTTGGATGGACTGACCGGCCAATCAGTGTCCACTGCTCTTGATGTTACCACTACATGTGAAGACCAGTGGGCGAAAG atttgtcaCCTCCTCTGAGGACACAAAGCAAGATTTTAAGTTTTTTCTCAAGCAGCCAGAAGAAGTAA